In Erigeron canadensis isolate Cc75 chromosome 8, C_canadensis_v1, whole genome shotgun sequence, the DNA window GCTTTCAAAGTATTGTTTACCGTGTCAAGGATTACTAGGAGAATTCTAGTGCCCCTTTCTGCACTCCTGATGATGTGAACGATCGACAATGGGATAGTCAGAACTAAATATGCACAAACTATCGCATTCACAATCACAAACAACCTGTTGGACAACAACCAGgcagaaaaaagaaagagaaaagaatGAAGTTAGTTACTATCGCCTTTTTAAACTGTAAACTACTTTATGTCGACGCTTTAAGCAATATGTATGACATACTGTGTGTTGGTACAATGAAACTAACCTGAAAGATGGAAAATCATCATATTGAGCGTTGAAGCGAACAAAACGAGTGAAAAAAGGTAAAGTTTGTTCTGTGGTTCCCATGGAAATGGAGCTAGCCAATGTACCCACAACAGCAAGAATGCGTAGAATGAGGTCCATTAGCGAAACCCCTTTGTTAGACCCAACACGAACCGGGACcttagaagtactagcacctcCTGTCTCGAGTTGCTCGTGTTTCATCATCTTATATTTAGCctcttttttgttgtttttgttgttgttgcacTTGTGTTTTGTATTAGAAACTAGAAATACTCTGAAATTGTACGGAAACTCTTGAAGAAGTTAGGGAATTTATACAAATGAATATATAGTTGAGTCAGTATTGTATGTTAAGTTTTGGTTgacaatttataatattatgttaTCTTAAGAAAAgtgtttatttaataaattataaacaaatacTTAACCACTCAACTTATGGCATTTTTAAGGTAATGGTCAACTTCTAACTCCAATAATAGCCTATTTTTGGTTTAGTTTGCTAGAACTTCAAACCATCTTATGCTTGTCACTTTCTTAATTAAAGTatgtttcatattttattatatatttgcaTCTAGAATGTATATTGTTACAAACTAGTTTACATGTCATGcaaataaattaaacatataattcCAATTGTAGATACAACTTTCACTTATGTTCTTGTTTGCAGttttggaaggaaaaaaaaagggataGATTTTATGGCAACGTCCCATTTATTCGTAAATAGTTGATCGGTAACTTTGAATTCTGAAGTTTTATTCTTAGTTGTTTCCATGGACCAATTTTATGGTTAAATACGAGAAAGgtaattcatataactttatattaatcttatcttattttaactactttataaaatatttgacccttaaatttttttataaaaaacttattaACTCAAATTATCCATCTCatatattcactaatttaaatatttctacctaatatacctataatattcttaataaaattatttataacatacatctttagcctttaaaataactacaataccttcttttatatcaattatttattatattaataaccacgtCACTACCTGCGCCGCTACTACCACCGTCATCTCACCGCACAACCGCATCATGCGAACATATAACTAGTAATTATGAAAACAAATGGAGGTGATTTAAACATGTGACCTCTTCTTTACAAAGATACATAGATCTATGAATGCATAATTGTTACATCATCTAGGAGGTATATAAGGTCGCTCCAAACTGTACGTCATGGTCGTGGTATGCTTAGAAAATGTATTTTTGAGGGCCTTTTAGGAACGATCATAGGTTTATGTTGAAAAAACTCtattcaaattttaatataaataagtatttaaaataagaaatgtttaaatttaaatagatattaactaatctaaatcacttttaaaaataattacaattaacttaatttttagaTTATAACCACATAAAAAGTTTTTGCGTAAATGGTGAACCTAGCTGGTTGGCAGCTGACTCAACAGCTTGCCTATATGCTTGGTTtttcttagtttttttcttaatttttaattaacggttatACAGttgtttttataacattttaatgTTTCATAATTTACCTATTAAatctttaagtttttctttacaattaaagttttattttaagggattaattttttttattaacatcaaaatttttaacttcttatttttatcttctaaaaaagtttacattatattttGTCATGGTAAATTTTACCAAAAACTCGTGTTTTTAATTTAGATCTACTGTGTATTATTTAACTAGATGTTTTTTTCTTAACCTAATAGTAAAGGTTGACGTGTTAAAATGTATGATTATTGATTTTTTATACATGgaaaatttatatatagggATACGTAGCTTTATAACTACACCGACCAAACACCActccatacttttttttaaaaaaagattgaaaataaaaagaatgaaaaattaaaaaggagaaagaatgtGGTCGGCAAGAGAAAGACAGACAGCCTCTGAATTACGCAGTCTGGCCGGGattctctcccttttctcttCTTCCCCCCTTCCCTATAATATGATAATGAATAATAACAACCATTCTtagttgctgctgctgctgctcaTTTGTCACCTTATCTATCTCACTCACTCAGGtactttcatatttttttcatcatcttttttctatttttaataccAAATATACATTTTGTTTACGGAATAAGCTCAAAATTATATGCTTATGAGCTTGgttattgtttttaaaatcTCTGGTTTTTTAGGCAAGAGGGTAAGGAGTTGATGCAACAGAACCGTGTCTCGGGGTTAACTATATAAACTAATCTACTTTTTTTCATAAATCTAATAACTTCTTACTTTTcagttttcaaattattataatagTTGGACATTATTTCTAAGAGGGTGTTTCGGGGAAGGTCATCTGATTATCGTGTATGCAAAACGACATGAAAGTAGTGATTATCTGCGTATTCATAGACAGAAAATGATTTTCTGCAAACGCAAATTTGTTTTGGGAACACAATCTACAACACCTCttaaaatttatgaatttttgaCAGTAATCACTTTTGAAAGTTCACATACCGTAGTCATCGTTTAAAAACAAAGTGATGAACCGGCAGAAAACTTAGAATCCCCCTAAAGTTAGTTAGTTTTAtaggtcaaaagtcaaaactagtACATCTACATTGATTTGTGGGACGAAATGTTATTAATGAAAAGTTTGGACTGAATTGTCTCATTTCTTATCAACTTATCATTTGATATCTTGAAATGATATTACCCAATATTAAACTCTTGTGTTTCACCAGGTCTTTTGGGTGAATTTGTGCACACACAATGTCTCAGACAAATGAGAGTCCCAAAGACGTTATTGTTGCCGAAAATGATCCAAAAGTTGAAGTAAATGATGGCCCTTCTTTTGAAGAAGTCCCAAATCATGTTGACAAGACCGAGGAGAATCCCATGCCCTCTCCAGCCCAGGAGGTACAACTCCGaacaattttcatttttggtaaatttattttttcaatactTATTGCCCCGTAGGCCGTAGTcattataaaaaacatatttgtgataTTAGTTCATGTCCATCTTAAAGGTTATCCATGACAGTTTATAAATAACTATATGCATACTAAATATTTGGAATTTCTTTAAGTAGTGGGATTGTTCTCTGATCAAACGAGCTACCtaagctttttttttatgtctttAATAGTTATGTACAAACTAACCATCCTTCATGTGAAAAGGGAAACAAGGAACACTAGTTAGCGAGAATCAAATGATTTGGGACACATGGAGAGGTCAATATGCAATTATGCATGTagagataaataaaaaatcatctGTGTAAGTGCAccacagaaaaaaaaaaggtggggGGGTGAATAGGTTGTACCCGATATTTAATTTGGTTTACAAAACTTTTTGATTATAATCAATCTTAACTTACTAGTTACAAAActtgcatgatttgaacaatAAAGGAGTTAACACTTGTAGCTATAACAATCAATTGAATCCTTGAGAAGAAAATATGATAACAAGTTAATGAAGAATAATAAGAAGATAAGGGTACGAAAGTTTATCACCACATGAACACCACAATATATAGTGGTTGGGCTCGGATGTTAACTAATCCGCCTTAATCCACCCCTCGATTCACAATCGAGATTTTGTAGCACTATCTTTCTTCAAAACTAGTGGAGAGTTCGGAATACAATCTTGACACTTCAAAATGAACCAACAATTCCTAACCACTAGGAATTTACCAAGTCTTAACTCTTCAAGACATATCAATGATTCCTAACCACTA includes these proteins:
- the LOC122610826 gene encoding casparian strip membrane protein 1-like; amino-acid sequence: MMKHEQLETGGASTSKVPVRVGSNKGVSLMDLILRILAVVGTLASSISMGTTEQTLPFFTRFVRFNAQYDDFPSFRLFVIVNAIVCAYLVLTIPLSIVHIIRSAERGTRILLVILDTVMLGLLTSGASAATSMVYLAHNGNNSANWLAVCQQYKSFCRRASGSLIGSYGAIVVFILLILLAAIALSRQRKHTILI